From the genome of Ziziphus jujuba cultivar Dongzao chromosome 6, ASM3175591v1, one region includes:
- the LOC107430245 gene encoding probable protein S-acyltransferase 14 isoform X2 has translation MAWNVFKFCTALRALGSIMIVFVLGIICLTYYAVVLADFGPALFLGGLDSLTAFAVLLLFHFLLVMLLWSYFAVVLTDPGGVPPNWKPAIDEERGDTDPLVGSEYNREGFNLNQLTMLGDPANERIRFCRKCNQYKPPRCHHCSVCGRCILKMDHHCVWVVNCVGALNYKYFLLFLFYTFLETALVTLSLLPYFISFFTGGELPGTPGTLAATFITFVLNLAFSLSVMGFMIMHLSLVAANTTTIEAYEKKTNPKWQYDLGRKKNFQQVFGLDKRYWFIPAYSDDDLRRIPALQGLEYPTKPELNALQHF, from the exons ATGGCGTGGAACGTGTTCAAGTTCTGTACGGCGCTGCGAGCGCTCGGCTCCATCATGATCGTCTTCGTCCTTGGCATAATCTGCCTCACCTATTACGCCGTCGTTTTAGCCGATTTTGGACCCGCTCTCTTTCTCGGAGGTCTTGATTCCCTCACTGCTTTCGCTGTCTTGCTTTTGTTCCATTTTCTG TTGGTGATGTTATTGTGGAGCTACTTTGCTGTTGTTCTGACTGATCCTGGTGGTGTTCCTCCGAATTGGAAGCCTGCAATAGATGAGGAGAGAGGCGACACAGATCCGTTGGTGGGGTCAGAATACAATCGAGAAGGTTTCAATTTGAACCAATTGACTATGCTTGGTGATCCTGCAAATGAAAGAATTCGTTTTTGTAGAAAGTGCAACCAGTATAAACCTCCTCGATGCCATCATTGTTCTGTTT GTGGAAGGTGTATATTGAAAATGGACCATCATTGTGTATGGGTCGTCAATTGTGTCGGGGCATTGAATTATAAGTACTTCCTTCTCTTCTTG TTTTATACATTTCTTGAGACAGCTCTTGTCACTTTATCGCTATTGCcgtattttatatcattttttactGGTGGTGAGCTACCTGGAACACCTGGCACCCTTGCGGCAACTTTTATAACATTTG TTTTGAACTTGGCATTTTCATTGAGTGTTATGGGCTTTATGATTATGCATTTATCATTGGTTGCAGCTAACACCACCACGATTGAG GCTTATGAAAAGAAAACTAATCCTAAATGGCAATATGACCTTGGTCgaaagaaaaattttcaacaG GTGTTTGGGTTGGATAAGAGGTATTGGTTCATCCCTGCATATTCAGATGATGATTTGAGACGTATTCCGGCACTGCAGGGTCTTGAATATCCAACAAAGCCAGAGTTGAATGCACTCCAGCATTTCTAA
- the LOC107430245 gene encoding probable protein S-acyltransferase 14 isoform X1, translating to MAWNVFKFCTALRALGSIMIVFVLGIICLTYYAVVLADFGPALFLGGLDSLTAFAVLLLFHFLLVMLLWSYFAVVLTDPGGVPPNWKPAIDEERGDTDPLVGSEYNREGFNLNQLTMLGDPANERIRFCRKCNQYKPPRCHHCSVCGRCILKMDHHCVWVVNCVGALNYKYFLLFLFYTFLETALVTLSLLPYFISFFTGGELPGTPGTLAATFITFVLNLAFSLSVMGFMIMHLSLVAANTTTIEAYEKKTNPKWQYDLGRKKNFQQQVFGLDKRYWFIPAYSDDDLRRIPALQGLEYPTKPELNALQHF from the exons ATGGCGTGGAACGTGTTCAAGTTCTGTACGGCGCTGCGAGCGCTCGGCTCCATCATGATCGTCTTCGTCCTTGGCATAATCTGCCTCACCTATTACGCCGTCGTTTTAGCCGATTTTGGACCCGCTCTCTTTCTCGGAGGTCTTGATTCCCTCACTGCTTTCGCTGTCTTGCTTTTGTTCCATTTTCTG TTGGTGATGTTATTGTGGAGCTACTTTGCTGTTGTTCTGACTGATCCTGGTGGTGTTCCTCCGAATTGGAAGCCTGCAATAGATGAGGAGAGAGGCGACACAGATCCGTTGGTGGGGTCAGAATACAATCGAGAAGGTTTCAATTTGAACCAATTGACTATGCTTGGTGATCCTGCAAATGAAAGAATTCGTTTTTGTAGAAAGTGCAACCAGTATAAACCTCCTCGATGCCATCATTGTTCTGTTT GTGGAAGGTGTATATTGAAAATGGACCATCATTGTGTATGGGTCGTCAATTGTGTCGGGGCATTGAATTATAAGTACTTCCTTCTCTTCTTG TTTTATACATTTCTTGAGACAGCTCTTGTCACTTTATCGCTATTGCcgtattttatatcattttttactGGTGGTGAGCTACCTGGAACACCTGGCACCCTTGCGGCAACTTTTATAACATTTG TTTTGAACTTGGCATTTTCATTGAGTGTTATGGGCTTTATGATTATGCATTTATCATTGGTTGCAGCTAACACCACCACGATTGAG GCTTATGAAAAGAAAACTAATCCTAAATGGCAATATGACCTTGGTCgaaagaaaaattttcaacaG CAGGTGTTTGGGTTGGATAAGAGGTATTGGTTCATCCCTGCATATTCAGATGATGATTTGAGACGTATTCCGGCACTGCAGGGTCTTGAATATCCAACAAAGCCAGAGTTGAATGCACTCCAGCATTTCTAA
- the LOC107430243 gene encoding IRK-interacting protein has product MASSSLSSSSTTTSKSPPSPPQPPHHNTHFTPIQECEHEDERSTPGGCTDKGVVTPKHHPTPLHHQNGGKPNNSSKSRRSESESDAGDDGTVLCNKCRPHAREKISVVPLDHNNGLNKQGSSFMASPNNIFRSIISSITRKSPRPTDSAAASTTAREEHWKIAVAELSHKLIQTTRKRDEALLEASRLKYSMAELEKKLNKLEIYCHNLKSGLDECSGNSPFQMGKTQNSYQASNRQRNLSVGHNDKQVVENFLVSVSEARSSVRVLSRSLTTQLRHMGSKVYERISILLQPYEIKVSLSKNPRTLLCYLEALLNKALFEDFESIGFLKNATNQVLNPIERCDSNYASFNLLKGLTWEEVLNKGTKHFSEEFSGFCDRKMSEIVAMLGWNRAWPEPLLQAFFGASKSVWLVHLLANSMHPSLPIYRVDKGVGFDSVYMEDMGGDKARKLVPSEVRIMVAPGFYVYGNVVKCKVLCRYNNNSNSSININSQQGLVPSP; this is encoded by the exons ATGGCTTCGTCGTCGTTGTCGTCTTCTTCTACTACTACTTCCAAATCCCCACCCTCTCCTCCTCAACCACCCCACCACAATACCCATTTCACTCCT ATTCAAGAATGTGAGCACGAAGATGAAAGAAGTACCCCAGGTGGTTGTACGGACAAAGGAGTTGTTACTCCGAAGCACCACCCGACGCCTCTCCACCACCAGAACGGTGGCAAACCCAACAACTCTTCCAAGAGTCGGCGGTCGGAATCTGAAAGTGATGCCGGAGATGATGGTACGGTGTTGTGCAACAAGTGCAGGCCACACGCTAGGGAAAAGATCTCCGTTGTTCCTTTGGATCATAACAATGGCCTTAACAAGCAAGGCTCGTCCTTCATGGCAAGCCCCAATAACATTTTCAGATCGATTATTTCGTCGATAACTAGGAAAAGTCCAAGACCGACGGACTCAGCGGCGGCGTCGACGACGGCAAGGGAAGAGCATTGGAAGATTGCGGTGGCGGAGCTCTCTCACAAGCTTATCCAAACTACGAGGAAAAGAGATGAGGCGCTTTTAGAAGCTTCAAGGCTTAAATATTCCATGGCCGAACTAGAAAAAAAGCTCAACAAGCTCGAAATCTACTGCCACAATTTGAAGTCCGGTCTCGACGAATGCAGCGGAAACTCGCCGTTTCAAATGGGTAAAACCCAGAATTCGTATCAGGCATCGAATCGGCAACGAAACCTTTCAGTGGGGCATAACGACAAACAGGTAGTGGAGAATTTCTTGGTTTCAGTCTCCGAAGCTCGGAGCTCGGTCAGAGTCCTAAGCCGATCGTTAACCACGCAACTCCGTCACATGGGAAGCAAAGTCTACGAGAGAATTTCAATACTCCTCCAACCATACGAGATCAAAGTCTCTCTCTCAAAAAACCCAAGAACCTTGCTCTGTTATCTGGAAGCCCTTTTGAACAAAGCCCTCTTCGAAGACTTCGAATCCATCGGGTTCCTTAAGAACGCAACCAACCAAGTCTTGAACCCAATCGAACGCTGCGATTCTAACTACGCGTCGTTCAACTTGCTAAAGGGTTTGACATGGGAAGAGGTATTGAACAAAGGGACGAAGCATTTCAGCGAGGAATTCAGTGGTTTCTGCGATCGGAAAATGAGCGAGATCGTAGCGATGCTGGGTTGGAACAGAGCTTGGCCGGAGCCATTGTTGCAGGCTTTCTTCGGAGCTTCGAAGAGTGTTTGGTTGGTTCACCTCTTGGCAAACTCTATGCACCCGAGCTTGCCCATTTACAGGGTCGATAAAGGGGTTGGGTTCGATTCGGTTTACATGGAAGACATGGGTGGTGATAAAGCAAGGAAATTGGTTCCCTCTGAGGTCCGAATAATGGTGGCACCTGGGTTTTATGTCTATGGCAATGTGGTCAAGTGCAAGGTTCTCTGCAGGTACAACAACAATAGTAACAGCAGCATTAATATCAATTCCCAGCAGGGTTTAGTTCCTTCACCTTGA